The sequence below is a genomic window from Xiphophorus maculatus strain JP 163 A chromosome 10, X_maculatus-5.0-male, whole genome shotgun sequence.
CTTTGCATTCGTTGTTCACATATATCTGACCAACGGGACATGCAGCTAAAGTAGAGACAGTTATACCCCAGTTAGAGCTCAGATAAAGATTTCAACTCTCCTGATTGTTAAATATCCTTACCCATGCATAATCTGTcactgtaatttgttttaataaagccATCGTCACAGCTGCATGTGAAACTGCCGCCTGTAGAACTGCACTTTGTAGATAAAGTGTCACATGAATTGGAATCACaaaggcttttttcttttgaatgaaacagaaaaaaaggtggCATCAGAAAACTTAATATCATAACATGCACGTACAATCCAGAACATCACTGATAACTAACTTCATCAgaactttttcagatttaaagtcGTGACAGAAATTCTAACGTGTATATTTTGTTCATGCAGAGGTGCCATAGCTGTCAAGAATGTTGAAAATGAGTGTGTagtaatagaaaaaaagtttgacaaaactaaaccataatgacagaaaataaaataatagaaatataaaaagaagaataaatcaagctccaaaacaaaaatgggaaGTAGCCTTAACACCACAAATTTCTGATTAATATAAAGCAGATATTCTGGAAGATAACTGTAATGAATGTGCTGTTTACAGAATAAGAGAAAAGTAAACTAGACTAGAATCGCCAGAATAAGAAGatatttgtgtaaaattcaCCTGTAAAGCTTCCTTCCAGTGCACATCCTGTGCAGGTGATTTCTCCCATTGTTTCTTTTACAGTGTCTTGTGTGATTTCAGCAGTTGGTTCATATACGATTTCTATTGATGCTTCAATGTTTCCTGACCTTGTCTCTGACCTTGCATTAGGTTTGTTTTCCCTATGTGGGAAAATGTCATAATTAAGGAAGACTGTACTAATCAAAGAATTAGTCTGTCATACTGTAAATATTCACTATTGtatagaaaatacagttttgatTCTAAAACTTACCTGAGCTCCAGCACTAAAGATTGACGGAATCCATTTTCTTTATCACGGAACTTTGTGTCAATCTGTGtattaaaaatagcattttagtGAACAGCGTTTTGTATAGGCAATGTTTGggctcaaagaacaaaatatattttaatttaatcttaagTGCAATACAGGTGACACCAGAATTACTccccaatattttttttaagtacgaTGTTTgggccaaaataaaatacagggAAAGATAAACGAGTTCTTACCtcatcagtaatatttttagcAGTCTCactaaatatttctgatgttttgtcGGCCATTTTGTCATCATATGCTCTATTCAAGACTAGCAGTCCAGGGAAAACCTTGGCTATTTGGAAAAACAAGGTTATTGTCAGAAACTTCCACAAAAATCCCACAAACATAAGTGGAAATGTTCAAGCAGTTTGAATTTACAAATGAGAGCTTACTTATcaattaaatatctatttaaaaaacGAAGAAAAAACTGTTATATTACCAGTAATCTGGTAACTCTGTTAACCTAATAACTAGATGACAACgaaattgttttaagaaaaagaattataatattatagatagatagatagatagatagatagatagatagatagatagatagatagatagatagatagatagatagatagatagatagatagatagatagatagatagatagatagatagatagatagatagatagatagatagatagatagatagatagatagatagatagatagatagatagatagatagatagatagatagataggccAGGTTAGTTAATATATAGGCAGGGTTTTCTAAAATACTAATTTCAATTCTCACAGTTATAATTTTGAGCATGTCAaggtttaaaaattatattattgaCAATATTAGTGAAATTTGAActttaaaagtaataatttcagATTTCCATGTTATACTTATGAGTTTAAAAGTCTccattttgtgtaaaatgtacAGTCATATTTTTGAGATTCATAGTCATTAGTATGAGTTTGACTATAGTAATGACTATTTTTGACAGTTTATGTTCAGTAATGAGTTTGAGAATTAAAGTTAAATTGGGCTTTTAAAGACATGGTAACGACATTCAGTAATAAATATGAGATTAAATATTCAGTAATTTTGTCCATAAAAGTTATGCCACAGTTTTGCATCTCATTGTGAGTATCATTAATTCATCAGCTGACAGACCATGtgatatttcttcttttttttaagtgaatgaGAACCCGGCTGAAAGGCTTTAAATATGGAACTACATTTATGGCGCTAAATTAATCTCATAGGAATTCACAAAGCATACAGTAATATTTATACGTGTACAATAAGATCCACAAGGATGCAAGAAGATTTGTAAGTGTATCACATAATTCACAAATATGTACACAATAATTAAATGTGTACCTCAATATTTACATGTGTGTAAATAGTTTGTCAACTTTACATGTTTCAAACTGCACAAGTAGTAAGAAACTAcgcataaaaatctgaaaataccCGTGCACAAATCGCCAGCTGTGGACGGATCGGTCAACACAAGCGCATGGATCAGCCTGCCTTCGCTTTCGACTTTTGAGACTTTCTAACTGCATTGTTTCACTTGAGAATGCAAGTGAGAATGATGTGTTCAAGGCTGGTGAAAAGCTGGGATATCTGAGCATTAGAATTGTGATGCTCCGCTCAAGGCAGAAGAAAAGCTCAGACATCTGTGCATTACCAGATTTACtggaaaaatcatatttttgacTTGACCCTGCAGTCCAGACACATTATATTAAGGACATGCACTTACATTAAAGTTActgtattataaaaatattctagGCTGCACTGCTCATTTACAGTAGTTTAAATGAGACTGTTCTTCTTTtcctggaaaaataaactgtcCCTGGAGACTACCGAGAGCAGCAGCGAAATATTTTAGGGAAAAATACATCAGGGGCTTGTTCTTATTGTGGAGAAATAGAAAGGGCTGTGTGAATgcatattttcagatttgtagTTCAtgtaaatttgacaaaatgtttacaCATATGTGAAGGTTGAGATAAGCATTTATGCATTGTGTTATACACATTTGTGAATTATGTGGTACGCAAACAAATCTTGTATGCTTGTGGATCTTATTGTACACATACAAATATCATCGTAAGCGTTGTGAATCTTTCTGAGactaatttagctccatatatAAAAGTCCTCAGaatgaccagcagggggcatcTACTTGGGTATCAAAATTATGTCAATCTCTGAGTCTTTTTTATAACAGACAATGGAGCAAATAATCTAGGTTATTACTTCTTTAACTCGTATCTCTTAGTCAAATTAAACATATTCTCACAATCCCTAAACAAATGAATGACATTAAGACTGCCTAGTCTGTTTGAATTTTTACTGGTTTACTGAAAAGCCCGTTTTTAAATACCAGAAGTTCTTTGGTGCAACAAGATTTTTCACCTTGTCTATCTGCACAGATTTCTACACTTACCTGAAAGAAGCCTCATATACCCATGCTGCTTTACCCTCAGATACTTACTTCTTTGACAGAATGAACTGACATAAACATCACCAGGCAAACACAAGCAAGTGAAATTCTGGTTGAAACGTTCTTCACAGGTGCTTCCATCACGACATGGATTTGAAGCACAAGCACCTTGATAATTGTGACAAGaatcacaaacacacaatggagttattttaatgtttatctaTGCTTTCtaaatgatttatctttttgtAAAGGAGCTGAATTACTTGGAGGTTTTGGAGTTGTAGGTACTGGTGCTGTGGAGGGAGCATTCGTTTGTGAAGATCCTGTGTTGGGTGAAACACTCGAACCCTCTGTTGGTGGAGTTCCTGTTGGTGGAGTTCCTGTTGAAGTTGGCGTAGGTGTTACAAGggttgttgttgtagttgtaACTTCCGTGGTTGATGTAGATGTTGGAGGGGTTGTTGTTGCATTTGTAACTTCCGTGGTTGGTGTAGGTGTTGGAGGggttgttgttgtagttgtaACTTCCGTGGTTGGTGTAGATGTTGGAGGAGTTGTTGTTGCATTTGTAACTTCCGTGGTTGGTGTAGGTGTTGGAGGggttgttgttgtagttgtaACTTCCGTGGTTGGTGTAGGTGTTGGAGATTTAGTTGTGTTTGAAGGGATTGTTTCTTCTGTCGCTGTGTAAACAGATGTTAGTTTTTCATTAGCTCCAAGTTATAAAACATATGTTGTCGTTGCTATCAATCCatcattatttaaagaaaatttttcagTTTAACTAACAATACATGAATTTTATGCTTCTTAACTAATTGATAACAAATTTAGCTGAATTATTTAGGAGGTTActcttttttgtctctgttaTGTTTTCTTCCACAACAACTAAATATAAAGCTTCGGGTATGGCTTTggataataaaacatgttctgaatgaaaaatccaaataattatGGTCACTGAAATAACTGCAGCAGAAGCTATATCACCTTTAAAGAGTAAACCCTTTCAGATTTTCAGACactatctatttttaaaataaatatagttGCTTGTACATTAAACCTGTAAATTCCCTTAATATAATTAGGCAAACTcaatttattgttaatttttatccttaaataaattgaaatttctTCGGTTTGAGGccattactttaataaaaaaataaccatgGATGTGTTCGATATGTTGCCAGGGGATATTTCAGGTACAAGCTAAAAAATgagataaatattttgtaagagATAAAATTTTCTCTGTTAAACTGTTGCTTCACCTGCTTTGTTGTAGTCTTTATAGACTAGAGCTGTTTCTGctttaatagaatagaatagaatagaatagaatagaagtactttattcatcccagcagagAAATTAcgtcgcagttacagcatagagacaagacacaataacaactaccactgagtagtagttgtagataaaataaaaaataaaatataaatgctataaattgtaaaaatatgaaatgctgttaatataaaaagcaacttaagagcagtccttgcaaagattcaaaaaatgcagatatgtatatgtaaatatatgtacaggaagtgtgccacagtgcagttgtgcaaaattggactgattagtgcagaacaatgatttagcttttattgtacagtgagatggcatgtggcaggaaggatttcctgtatctgtccctacgacagcggagttggagcagcctatgtgagaaggtgctccgctgtctgtccactacgTGGTGGAGaaggtgctgtttattgtccataatagacatgTTTAATAGACATGTTTAATGAAAGAACAGACACTATTTTAACATCGTAAGCACAACATAATCAAGCTACTACAGAAAAAGATGTTTCCCTTGACAGCTACTTCTAACCAAGATGATTTAAAGATAGGATAGAAAAGAATTACTACTTACCAACAGTGGTCACAGCAATACAAAGGAGGAATGTCACAATCAATGTTTTAGCCAttgttccaaaaataaaataaggccaaaatcccacaaaaatactaaaagcAGTACAACCTGTGAGTGGATGACACCTTAAAGGTTGGAAGCCTAAGATGAATGTGAAATCATGCCTGACAGCGAAGTTTGTATCAGTAGCCACTCCTCCTGGGGCGTCGCTGGCCACTGAACgtcttccagaaaaaaaacccagaggccaggtttttaaaaaaaaagttatttccttATTGCTATCCAATATCATAAACTGTCTCTGGCACAGATTTTCGGAGGAGCTGAAAGTATGTCACTGGTCGTTGACATGGGCCAAAACACTCTCAGTAGAAGGAAAACTATAAAGGGTAAGTTCAACACACTTGATGTCTGTTAGGatcaaaaaaacagaaacaaaaatgttaaatcactCTACAGTTATTCATCTGGACCAAACAGTCCACCAAGTTCTTTATATTCACATAAAagtgtatgaaaataaaaagatgcatCAACCAAGGTAAAAGTCTCCTCACtatattgatatattttgtcttcaggagctttaaataatgtttcattaaaggcaaaacagctgcagtttgtaagGATTTATACCTGAGGCAGGTGAGGGAACAGGAACCTGTAGTTTTTTTCCAGACTCAGATATAGTTGAAAGAATTTTTAGAACCAGGTGTCATGTAAAGAGTTATAGCTTACCTAAAATTACAAGATTCCTGGCTATAAATATGTGCTGTCAtgaatttatgtttaataaCAATGAATATTCCTCTGACTGGCTATCTTACCTGAGAGAATGACTCAAagtacagatttaaaaatgtgcaatttgTAATGAACCTCAGAGAAGCATGATACATCATACTAGACATTCAAAGACAATGAGCAGAACgacttatttataaaatatcttcCCAATTCAGCACAGGCAAAATGTTTCAACAAGTTTCTCCACATAAGTTATGAAGGTGAACATccaaaacatcacatttatttgCCTCTTGATGTTGCAAAGAATTTGGAGAATGTTGTACAATCAAACCCAAAGAGACAAAATAACAACTGATTACTAAAAACAGGCATTCTCTGACTTCTTAGGACAGATGTATTTTTGAACCACCTCTACTTTATTACACTAAAGAGAGCTCACTATTTTTctcgttttttcccccccaacctCTAGTTTATTGCATGTGCAGTTTTGTCAGACATACTATTAGGTACATATGTTCATCTACTCGTTAGCACAAATACAGAATCAGCTGAAATGCTTTCTTTTAGGAATCTGGATGTGGTAAAGATGACAAAGGGAAATTCAAACTGAGCATTAGAAAGAGGACAAAGTAGAAGTTCTGCATAAACATGCCAAACCTTCTGAAGCAGAGCAAATACCTTGATAGATTAACTAAACCTTGTCCTGTGAATATTTATCCCTCATTGTTTGCCCTTGACGTTGCAAAGAGTTTAGAGAATGTTGTACAATCAAACCCAAAGAGACAATATGACAACACTGGTTACTAAAAACAGGCATTCTCTGACTTTTGAGGACAGATCTGTTTTTCATGCTGTTTCACTCCTTTTCAGACGCATATCTCTGACTTTGACTTTATAGGTTACAGAAAGATGTTAATAATAAACCAGAGGAACAAAGATTCCATTCCTTGTCAGTTGTTAAATGCTTTTATAACTGTCCCATCTGTCCTTCCTTAACACTCAGATATTTTTAAGCTTGATTTATTTAACAATCTAAATCGAAATACAATCACAAATCATCTctaatatatttcttttcataaCAAGTCTTAAAATATTGCCACTGAAGGATATTTCGACCCACTTACTTCCtgtatcatcatcatcatcatcatcatcatttagTTAccagtaaaacaataaaatcaacctGACCTTTGATTTTAAGACGGCTTATGTTGTGAAAGGAGGCAATTACAGgcataaacagataaaaatatacctaaataaaatgtgtatgaAGTTGGAAGGAACTCTAAATTACTGTTTACTGAGAGTATGGGTGCACACAAAGTGggaaatgaaagttttaatGGAACCTGAAGAATGGCGGCATTGCTGCTCTTGAACAGAAACTGCTTTACATTGACATTGATTCTCTTTGCACTGATACTATCTTCAACTCTTGCACCATTTCTACGTCATCTAGGGTGatggtggaaaaaaagatgacttttttcccccacccaTTCAAATACTCATTTACGTCACCATCACAAAATTACTTGAAGGTATTCTACGTTTCATGCTGACCATAGGGAAGGTTTATCCTTGACAAAGTTGCAAGTCTGTTCCACACAGCTTTCAAAAGGTGATGAATTGTAAACATCACAAACTGACAGGATTAAAAGATgaacatttggaaaacattagGAGAAAGAATTACTTAAAGGGAGTATCTgggttctccctgtgcatgtttgggttctctccgggtactccggcttcctcctaCAGTCCAAAATCATGACTGtaaggttaattggtctctctaaattctccctaggtgtgagtgtgtgtgtgcatggtatttgtcctgtctgtctctgtgtttccctgtgacagactggcgacctgtccagggtgaaccccgcctcttgcctgtaacgttagctggagaggcaccagcacctcccgaccccactaggg
It includes:
- the LOC102227438 gene encoding mucin-13-like — translated: MAKTLIVTFLLCIAVTTVATEETIPSNTTKSPTPTPTTEVTTTTTTPPTPTPTTEVTNATTTPPTSTPTTEVTTTTTTPPTPTPTTEVTNATTTPPTSTSTTEVTTTTTTLVTPTPTSTGTPPTGTPPTEGSSVSPNTGSSQTNAPSTAPVPTTPKPPSACASNPCRDGSTCEERFNQNFTCLCLPGDVYVSSFCQRTKVFPGLLVLNRAYDDKMADKTSEIFSETAKNITDEIDTKFRDKENGFRQSLVLELRENKPNARSETRSGNIEASIEIVYEPTAEITQDTVKETMGEITCTGCALEGSFTEKSLCDSNSCDTLSTKCSSTGGSFTCSCDDGFIKTNYSDRLCMAACPVGQIYVNNECKDCDFGYTGSNCKDNRLLIVVIVCSILGALVIAALIALPLVVTKSKKKSSKTKEEDIGIPYQSHSIAKAPLSSSNGNSKDFSASVKEPTNSLANSGAPRIPRATANSNWDSRTNLEMTPSNSRQNLIPSGMNSRFNDNQDDMYSFSQNRPKNHPYEEIQPKSNPYSQNRASNPYAQTRGQTNPYFN